One genomic region from Marinomonas maritima encodes:
- a CDS encoding bifunctional prephenate dehydrogenase/3-phosphoshikimate 1-carboxyvinyltransferase: protein MTGKSDFQASVNVVPQEKKKFGNVMIIGLGMIGGSFAKALKERGLATLYGVDRREGELALGVSTGVIDHPAELSAAFVSKMDIIILATPVRAMESVLFDIKPFLSKNILVTDVGSTKGSVVDAARRVFAEVPSNFIPSHPIAGAEKSGVLASNSLLFEKHMAIVTPLPDSNPVLLDRLHRLWRAVGADVVSMDVEHHDHVLASSSHLPHLLAYTLVDALANGERSQDVFKFAAGGFRDFTRIASSDPVMWRDVFMANKDATLATLDHFTDRLADMRTAIAQGDGASMFGVFTRAKSARDHFLRLLEQRTIGSVKEVCPISISVLPASSIKGDISLLGDKSLSHKAITIAALSVGVSEIKNADLTGDVRITMQAFRDMGVVIEEVTADYLRVYGVGLRGLKAPIAPINVHQSRDSLYLLLPILAGQSFSASVVAEGKLLNRSMGDLFSLVRKMGGAVVSDVADCLPVNLSPGVPLNVSVDLTSGSERLRMAAFLAALYSPVEGCVTPFLAGVCHDEVLLKHFGVTILDHGDGFKVTAPLLAGADIVLSGDEYEVAWLVVLASLLPGSELTIKNAGLDSAMFAFLSFFQSIGADISMPPQDEFGLYEGVLHAGFSELKAFSLTSDQSYQFRDELPLLCVVAAYSVGESCMQGVGSLPYHYEDRVLALVDALRQMKIVCHYVDGELVIEGGLPQGGELDCAGDDRLALAMLALGMRSQSVTKINDCQKLLEEFNELESVAMQLGFHCLVAQ, encoded by the coding sequence TTGACTGGTAAAAGTGATTTTCAGGCGTCTGTTAATGTGGTGCCGCAAGAAAAAAAGAAATTTGGTAATGTCATGATTATTGGTCTTGGCATGATAGGTGGGTCTTTTGCTAAAGCGTTAAAAGAACGAGGTTTGGCAACACTTTATGGTGTTGACCGTCGAGAAGGAGAGTTGGCGTTAGGTGTTTCTACTGGAGTCATTGATCATCCTGCTGAGTTGTCTGCAGCGTTCGTGTCTAAAATGGATATTATTATTCTTGCCACGCCAGTGCGAGCCATGGAATCTGTTTTATTTGATATTAAGCCTTTTTTATCAAAGAATATTCTGGTTACTGATGTAGGGTCGACGAAAGGAAGTGTGGTTGATGCGGCTCGCCGAGTCTTCGCAGAAGTGCCTTCTAATTTTATCCCTAGTCATCCTATTGCTGGCGCAGAAAAAAGCGGCGTATTGGCATCTAATTCTTTGTTGTTCGAAAAACATATGGCCATTGTAACGCCTCTTCCAGATAGCAACCCTGTGTTGTTAGATCGCCTTCACCGTCTTTGGCGTGCTGTGGGAGCAGATGTTGTCAGCATGGATGTCGAGCATCATGACCATGTGTTGGCTTCATCTAGCCATTTGCCGCATCTACTTGCTTATACGTTGGTTGATGCACTTGCTAATGGTGAGCGTAGTCAGGATGTATTCAAATTTGCAGCTGGTGGTTTTCGTGATTTCACGAGAATTGCGTCGAGTGATCCCGTTATGTGGCGAGATGTTTTTATGGCCAATAAAGACGCTACGTTGGCCACGTTGGATCATTTCACGGACCGACTTGCTGATATGCGTACTGCTATAGCGCAAGGTGACGGTGCGAGCATGTTTGGCGTTTTTACTCGGGCAAAGTCTGCTCGAGATCATTTTCTTCGTTTGTTAGAGCAACGTACAATTGGCTCAGTAAAAGAAGTTTGTCCGATATCTATTTCTGTTTTGCCTGCTTCTTCTATTAAAGGTGATATTTCTTTGTTGGGTGACAAGTCTTTGTCACATAAGGCCATTACTATAGCCGCATTGTCGGTAGGTGTGAGTGAAATAAAGAATGCTGACCTGACTGGCGATGTGCGTATTACCATGCAGGCTTTTCGTGATATGGGCGTGGTGATCGAAGAGGTCACGGCAGATTACTTGCGAGTGTATGGTGTAGGTCTTCGTGGTTTGAAGGCCCCAATTGCCCCGATTAATGTTCATCAATCAAGAGATAGCTTGTATTTATTGCTTCCCATCTTGGCGGGCCAGTCGTTTTCTGCATCTGTTGTGGCAGAAGGAAAATTACTCAATCGTTCGATGGGAGATTTATTTTCGCTAGTGCGTAAAATGGGCGGGGCCGTTGTGTCTGACGTGGCTGATTGCTTGCCTGTTAATCTGTCTCCAGGAGTGCCTTTGAATGTTTCTGTAGATTTGACTAGTGGTTCCGAGCGACTTAGGATGGCGGCTTTTTTGGCAGCGTTATATTCGCCTGTTGAAGGTTGCGTCACACCATTTTTGGCAGGTGTCTGTCATGATGAGGTGTTACTAAAGCATTTTGGCGTGACTATATTAGATCACGGTGACGGCTTCAAAGTAACGGCACCTCTTCTGGCTGGTGCGGACATTGTATTGTCGGGTGATGAATATGAGGTGGCTTGGCTGGTTGTGCTGGCAAGCTTGTTACCAGGTTCAGAGTTAACAATAAAAAACGCGGGGCTAGACTCTGCCATGTTTGCATTTTTGTCATTCTTTCAGTCGATTGGTGCTGATATTTCGATGCCTCCGCAAGATGAATTTGGGCTTTACGAAGGTGTACTTCATGCTGGTTTTTCGGAGTTAAAAGCATTTTCTTTGACATCGGATCAGAGTTATCAGTTTAGAGATGAGTTGCCTTTGTTGTGTGTGGTGGCGGCTTACTCAGTAGGTGAGAGTTGTATGCAGGGCGTTGGCTCTTTGCCGTATCATTATGAAGATAGGGTGTTGGCTTTGGTGGATGCTCTAAGGCAAATGAAAATAGTCTGTCATTATGTAGACGGCGAGTTAGTGATTGAGGGTGGTCTGCCACAAGGTGGTGAGCTCGATTGTGCTGGTGATGATAGATTGGCGCTTGCCATGCTTGCGTTAGGCATGCGTAGTCAGTCAGTGACAAAAATCAATGATTGTCAGAAATTATTAGAAGAATTTAATGAGTTAGAGAGTGTTGCTATGCAATTAGGTTTTCATTGTTTAGTGGCGCAATAG
- the cmk gene encoding (d)CMP kinase, translated as MINQGPVITIDGPSGAGKGTVSQLIAEKLGWHILDSGALYRLLALAVSHHGMSADDVETLKVLAEHLDIQFKPSEEGKVEIILEGETVTQAIRTEEVGNSASKLAAIPEVREGLLLRQRAFSQTPGLVADGRDMGTVVFPSAQIKIFLTASAEERAQRRLQQLQQKGEAVNLKELVKSIKERDERDANRAIAPLVPAAGALVIDSTDLTIEQVVEMIFAETAKAGLV; from the coding sequence ATGATCAACCAAGGCCCGGTTATTACGATTGATGGTCCAAGTGGTGCTGGTAAAGGCACTGTAAGTCAATTGATCGCAGAAAAGCTGGGGTGGCACATACTGGATAGTGGTGCTTTATATCGACTGCTTGCTCTTGCTGTTTCACATCATGGAATGTCGGCGGACGATGTAGAGACTTTAAAAGTCTTAGCAGAGCATCTAGATATACAATTTAAACCTTCGGAAGAAGGTAAAGTTGAAATTATTCTAGAGGGCGAGACGGTTACTCAGGCTATTCGAACAGAAGAGGTTGGAAATAGCGCCTCTAAATTGGCGGCTATTCCTGAAGTTCGCGAAGGTTTGTTACTTCGTCAGCGGGCTTTTTCACAAACGCCTGGCTTGGTAGCGGATGGGCGAGATATGGGGACGGTGGTTTTTCCTTCTGCACAAATTAAAATATTTTTAACAGCGTCCGCCGAAGAGCGAGCGCAAAGGCGTTTGCAGCAATTGCAGCAAAAAGGCGAAGCTGTTAATCTTAAGGAACTTGTTAAGTCGATTAAAGAGCGAGATGAGCGAGATGCGAATAGAGCCATTGCTCCTCTTGTGCCTGCAGCGGGCGCTTTAGTCATCGATAGTACAGATTTGACCATAGAGCAGGTTGTCGAGATGATTTTTGCGGAAACCGCAAAGGCAGGTCTTGTATAA
- the rpsA gene encoding 30S ribosomal protein S1, whose translation MTQSFAELFEESLLTVEMAPGSIVTGIVVDIDSEWVTVHAGLKSEGVIPRSQFLTESGEFSLNIGDEVKVALEAVEDGFGETKLSREKAKRAETWSVLEKAYEENAIVHGVINGKVKGGFTVDIANIRAFLPGSLVDVRPIRDTSHLEGVDLEFKLIKLDQKRNNVVVSRRAVMEATNSAERETLLASLEEGQEVKGIVKNLTDYGAFVDLGGVDGLLHITDMAWKRIKHPSEIIAVGDEIDVKVLKFDRERNRVSLGLKQLGEDPWVAIKARYPENTKVTAKVTNLTDYGCFAELEEGVEGLVHVSEMDWTNKNIHPSKVVQIGDEVEVMVLDIDEERRRISLGIKQCTMNPWEEFATSFNKGDKISGAIKSITDFGVFIGLDGGIDGLVHLSDLSWDETGEDAVRQYKKGDMLETVVLSIDAERERISLGVKQLEEDPFLAFVAENDKGTIVNGTVSEVDAKGAVVVLAEGVEATLKVSEISRERVEDATTALKEGDKVEAAIINVDRKARTITLSIKQKNATEEKAAMKSHTEKQQVEANGPTTIGDLIKAQLENQN comes from the coding sequence ATGACTCAAAGCTTCGCAGAACTGTTTGAAGAAAGCCTGTTAACCGTCGAAATGGCGCCAGGCTCAATTGTTACTGGTATCGTTGTTGATATCGACAGCGAATGGGTAACTGTTCATGCAGGTCTTAAATCTGAAGGCGTAATTCCTCGTTCTCAGTTTCTAACGGAAAGTGGTGAGTTCAGCTTAAACATCGGTGACGAAGTTAAAGTTGCTCTTGAAGCTGTTGAAGATGGTTTCGGTGAGACTAAATTGTCTCGTGAAAAAGCGAAACGTGCAGAGACTTGGTCTGTGCTAGAAAAAGCTTACGAAGAAAACGCCATTGTTCACGGTGTTATTAACGGTAAAGTCAAAGGTGGCTTCACAGTTGATATCGCTAACATCCGTGCCTTCTTACCTGGTTCTTTGGTAGATGTTCGCCCAATCCGCGATACGTCTCATCTGGAAGGTGTTGATCTAGAGTTCAAACTTATTAAGCTTGATCAAAAACGCAACAACGTTGTTGTATCTCGTCGTGCCGTTATGGAAGCGACAAACAGCGCTGAACGCGAAACATTACTTGCTTCTCTTGAAGAAGGTCAAGAAGTTAAAGGTATCGTTAAGAACCTTACTGACTACGGTGCTTTCGTTGATCTTGGTGGCGTTGATGGTCTTCTGCATATCACTGATATGGCTTGGAAGCGCATTAAACACCCAAGTGAAATCATTGCTGTTGGCGATGAGATCGACGTTAAAGTTCTTAAGTTCGACCGCGAGCGTAACCGCGTGTCTTTAGGTCTTAAGCAGCTTGGCGAAGATCCATGGGTAGCTATTAAAGCTCGTTACCCAGAGAACACTAAAGTAACGGCTAAAGTTACTAACTTGACTGACTACGGTTGCTTCGCTGAACTTGAAGAAGGCGTTGAAGGTCTAGTTCACGTTTCTGAAATGGATTGGACTAACAAAAACATTCACCCATCTAAAGTTGTTCAGATTGGTGATGAAGTTGAAGTTATGGTTCTTGACATTGATGAAGAACGTCGTCGTATCTCTTTGGGTATCAAACAGTGCACTATGAACCCATGGGAAGAGTTTGCTACTTCTTTCAATAAAGGCGACAAAATCTCTGGCGCAATCAAGTCTATTACTGACTTTGGTGTGTTCATTGGTCTTGACGGCGGCATTGATGGTCTTGTTCACCTATCTGACCTATCTTGGGACGAAACTGGTGAAGATGCAGTTCGTCAATACAAGAAAGGCGATATGCTAGAAACAGTAGTATTGTCTATCGATGCTGAGCGCGAGCGTATTTCTTTGGGTGTTAAACAACTTGAAGAAGATCCGTTCCTTGCTTTCGTAGCAGAAAATGACAAAGGCACTATCGTTAACGGTACTGTCTCTGAAGTTGATGCGAAAGGTGCAGTCGTTGTTCTTGCTGAAGGCGTTGAAGCTACTTTGAAAGTATCTGAAATTAGCCGTGAGCGCGTTGAAGATGCAACAACTGCATTGAAAGAAGGCGATAAAGTAGAAGCTGCGATCATTAATGTTGACCGTAAAGCTCGCACTATTACTCTTTCTATCAAGCAGAAAAATGCAACTGAAGAAAAAGCAGCAATGAAGTCACACACAGAGAAGCAACAAGTTGAGGCTAATGGCCCTACAACTATTGGTGATTTGATTAAAGCGCAACTAGAAAACCAAAACTAA
- the tsaA gene encoding tRNA (N6-threonylcarbamoyladenosine(37)-N6)-methyltransferase TrmO — translation MLPSNSFSLSTIGIIHSCYKEKFGIPKQPGLVDGDTARLELIPPYNRLDTLDGLNEFSHIWIHFIFHACIKEGWKAKVRPPRLGGNKKLGVFATRATHRPNPIGLSVVKIGRIYQEGKKVFIDLHGADLLDGTPVVDIKPYLPYADNITDAKGGFAPQPTQTRSVRFSDIAKYQCDSYQNLHNKDISTLIKQIIEQDPRPAYLSNQVDREHGIKLWDVNVRWCARSDHFEILRIEHE, via the coding sequence GTGTTGCCATCAAACTCATTTTCTTTATCAACAATCGGCATAATACATTCTTGCTACAAAGAAAAATTCGGCATTCCAAAACAACCGGGACTAGTAGATGGAGATACTGCCCGACTAGAACTCATCCCTCCCTATAATCGACTAGACACTCTGGATGGATTAAATGAGTTTTCACACATTTGGATTCACTTCATATTCCACGCCTGTATAAAAGAAGGATGGAAGGCAAAAGTGCGCCCACCACGCCTAGGTGGAAACAAAAAACTGGGCGTTTTTGCAACAAGAGCCACACACAGACCTAACCCGATAGGACTGTCTGTCGTTAAAATAGGTCGCATATATCAAGAAGGGAAAAAAGTCTTCATTGATCTGCATGGAGCCGACCTACTGGATGGAACCCCTGTTGTAGATATAAAACCCTACTTACCCTATGCAGATAATATTACAGACGCAAAAGGAGGGTTTGCTCCTCAGCCGACACAAACAAGATCCGTGCGATTCTCTGACATTGCCAAATATCAATGCGATAGCTATCAAAACTTGCACAACAAAGACATTAGCACTTTAATAAAGCAGATCATCGAACAAGATCCGAGACCCGCTTATCTATCTAATCAGGTGGATAGAGAACATGGAATCAAACTTTGGGACGTCAATGTAAGATGGTGTGCAAGAAGTGATCATTTTGAAATTCTTCGAATAGAGCACGAGTGA
- a CDS encoding glutamate-5-semialdehyde dehydrogenase encodes MSLESYMNQIGQQARAASRLLAKASTQQKNMALFAMAKALEDARPRLIEKNQKDMENGRAKGLDPALLDRLLLDDARIDGMIEGLKQVASLPDPIGEISGMVFLPSGIQRGQMRVPLGVIGIIYESRPNVTIDAASLCLKSGNATILRGGSEAFYSNQAIAEAVTKGVVLSGLPEHAVQVLNTTDREAVGKLITMPEFVDVIVPRGGKGLIERVSKDARVPVIKHLDGNCHVYIDDEADLEKAFLIAMNAKTRRYGVCNAMESLLIHSAVAESILPKLVAAFQEKEVALVGCDSARGISALIGVATEEDWYTEYLAPKLSIKIVVNMEEAIAHINQYGSHHTDAIVSQNYSKTRAFMTEVDSSSVMVNASTSFADGFEYGFGAEIGISTDKIHARGPVGLLGLTSQKYIVLGDGHTRDN; translated from the coding sequence ATGTCTTTAGAATCTTATATGAATCAAATTGGTCAGCAGGCGCGGGCGGCTTCTCGTCTACTTGCTAAAGCGTCCACTCAGCAAAAAAACATGGCGTTGTTTGCTATGGCAAAGGCTTTGGAAGATGCACGACCTCGATTGATAGAAAAGAATCAAAAAGACATGGAAAATGGTCGAGCAAAAGGTCTTGATCCAGCGTTACTGGATCGATTGTTATTAGATGATGCTCGAATTGATGGCATGATCGAAGGGTTGAAGCAGGTGGCCTCTTTACCGGATCCTATCGGGGAAATATCCGGTATGGTCTTTTTGCCTTCCGGTATTCAGCGTGGGCAAATGCGTGTGCCTCTTGGTGTTATTGGGATTATTTATGAGTCTCGTCCCAACGTTACTATTGATGCGGCGAGCTTATGTTTAAAGTCAGGTAATGCAACTATTCTGCGTGGTGGCTCTGAAGCTTTTTATTCGAATCAAGCCATCGCAGAGGCGGTAACAAAAGGCGTTGTTTTATCGGGTTTGCCTGAACATGCTGTTCAAGTGCTTAATACAACAGACAGAGAGGCGGTAGGCAAATTGATTACCATGCCAGAATTTGTTGATGTCATAGTGCCTCGTGGTGGTAAAGGATTAATTGAGCGGGTTAGTAAGGATGCTCGTGTGCCGGTGATTAAGCATTTAGATGGCAACTGTCATGTTTATATTGACGATGAAGCGGATTTGGAAAAAGCGTTTTTGATTGCGATGAATGCAAAAACACGCCGTTATGGCGTGTGCAATGCGATGGAATCTCTGCTTATTCATTCTGCCGTTGCAGAGAGTATTTTGCCTAAGTTGGTTGCAGCCTTCCAAGAAAAAGAGGTTGCGTTGGTCGGGTGTGATTCGGCTCGCGGCATTAGTGCTTTAATAGGTGTAGCGACAGAAGAAGATTGGTACACAGAATATTTAGCGCCGAAACTATCGATTAAAATTGTTGTCAATATGGAGGAGGCCATTGCTCATATTAACCAATATGGTTCACATCATACCGATGCCATTGTGTCGCAGAACTACTCAAAAACACGCGCGTTTATGACGGAGGTCGACTCATCATCTGTCATGGTGAATGCTTCAACGTCATTTGCAGATGGTTTTGAATACGGCTTTGGTGCTGAAATTGGCATTTCGACGGACAAAATTCATGCCCGTGGCCCCGTTGGGTTGTTGGGTTTAACGAGCCAAAAGTACATAGTGCTTGGCGACGGCCATACTCGTGACAATTAA
- the nadD gene encoding nicotinate-nucleotide adenylyltransferase: protein MTIKIDKVIGKFGVAIMGGTFDPIHNGHLRTAVEVLDRYQYSELRLIPCFQPVHKGRPSVSPQQRLEMAKLAISSDSRLRVDSREMDREGPSYSVDTLRDIRSEIGPNKSLIMVLGMDSFLSLPTWQNWQKLIQYSHLLVVSRPGWEPDLISELSAFCENYRAASSHELQCAPSGRVWFETLTPLGISSSMIRALACKNESIAYLLPEPVQKYIEQHQLYR from the coding sequence GTGACAATTAAAATAGATAAAGTTATTGGAAAGTTCGGTGTTGCTATTATGGGTGGGACATTTGACCCCATTCATAATGGTCATCTGCGAACAGCGGTAGAAGTACTGGATCGCTATCAGTATTCTGAGTTGAGATTGATCCCTTGCTTTCAACCTGTACATAAAGGTCGGCCGAGCGTTTCACCTCAGCAACGTTTAGAAATGGCGAAATTGGCGATATCGAGTGATTCTCGGTTAAGAGTGGATTCTCGTGAAATGGATCGAGAGGGGCCGAGTTATAGTGTGGACACATTGCGAGATATTCGTTCAGAGATTGGCCCTAATAAATCACTTATTATGGTGTTAGGGATGGACAGTTTCTTGTCCCTCCCAACATGGCAGAATTGGCAGAAATTGATTCAGTATTCGCATCTTCTTGTGGTTTCTCGACCTGGTTGGGAGCCTGATTTGATTTCTGAATTAAGTGCTTTTTGCGAAAACTATCGTGCCGCATCGTCGCATGAGTTACAATGCGCGCCCTCAGGGCGTGTCTGGTTCGAAACGCTTACTCCTTTGGGGATATCTTCTAGCATGATTAGAGCGCTGGCTTGTAAAAATGAATCGATTGCGTATCTATTGCCAGAGCCAGTCCAAAAATACATAGAACAACATCAATTATATCGATAG
- the rsfS gene encoding ribosome silencing factor, translating to MSQLNLTADQILAFAVEALEDVKGDKITVLNVGSHTDMMDFMVICTGTSKRHVNALGQNVFEHLKTQGLQPLGFEGRGMGSDWVLVDLHDVVVHVMTEEARAFYDLEKLWDIKPEQM from the coding sequence ATGAGTCAACTTAACCTCACGGCAGATCAAATTTTGGCTTTTGCTGTTGAAGCATTGGAAGATGTGAAGGGTGATAAGATCACAGTGTTGAATGTAGGTAGTCATACCGACATGATGGACTTCATGGTGATCTGTACCGGTACATCAAAGCGTCATGTTAACGCTTTGGGCCAGAATGTATTTGAGCATTTAAAAACTCAAGGGCTTCAGCCATTAGGTTTTGAAGGTCGTGGCATGGGAAGTGATTGGGTGTTGGTTGATTTACACGATGTTGTGGTTCATGTAATGACTGAGGAAGCTCGAGCGTTTTATGATCTTGAAAAATTGTGGGATATTAAGCCAGAACAGATGTAA
- the rlmH gene encoding 23S rRNA (pseudouridine(1915)-N(3))-methyltransferase RlmH, whose translation MRVRLIAVGNKMPKWVAEGYDEYSKRLPKDFALELVEIPMSPRGKNTDISKAIRKEGGAMLEVIPSGDKVIAMEVLGKEWSTEQLSDQTEQWRMDGYNVSLLVGGPDGLDPRCTARADQIWSLSRLTLPHPMVRVILAEQIYRAWTLMNNHPYHR comes from the coding sequence ATGCGTGTTCGTTTGATTGCTGTTGGTAATAAAATGCCAAAGTGGGTTGCTGAAGGTTATGATGAGTACTCTAAACGTCTTCCAAAAGACTTTGCATTAGAGCTTGTTGAAATTCCAATGTCACCTCGCGGAAAAAATACTGATATATCAAAAGCGATTCGTAAAGAAGGGGGTGCTATGCTTGAAGTCATTCCTTCTGGAGATAAGGTGATAGCGATGGAGGTTCTTGGTAAAGAGTGGTCCACAGAGCAATTGTCAGATCAAACCGAACAGTGGCGAATGGATGGTTACAACGTTAGTCTACTAGTAGGTGGCCCAGATGGCCTTGATCCTAGATGTACCGCTCGGGCAGATCAAATTTGGTCATTATCCCGTCTTACGTTACCGCATCCAATGGTGAGAGTTATATTAGCGGAGCAAATCTATCGTGCTTGGACGCTAATGAATAATCATCCATATCATAGATAA